One window of Flavobacteriales bacterium genomic DNA carries:
- the porV gene encoding type IX secretion system outer membrane channel protein PorV gives MTFPSRVAAFCCVVAFGHGVIAQVATPCISELSGQECGERLNTITTAVPFLMIGPDSRSGGMGDAGVALPPDANALHWNPSKLAFAENEGEFRISVSPWLRNLVPDMSLAYLAGYKKLNKRSALGGSLRYFNLGSITFTDINGGVIRDFKPAEFAVDVSFAQQFSEQLAGGISLRYINSNLTGGLNVSGANTKAGQAVAADISFFYRNDRMLIAKKDATFAFGLDISNIGNKMSYSETSRTDFLPINLRLGPALTVDIDSYNTITFNADINKLLVPTPPVYKTEPDDDGVAVPVVDDDGNYVVFSGEDPNRGVASGIFGSFSDAPGNVYYDGQGVQHVESGSKLKEELREIYFGGGLEYWYAKQFAFRTGYFWEAATKGNRKYFTMGLGVNYSIFSLDFSYLIANTQQSPLANTLRFTLGFNFDGKAKKKADAAE, from the coding sequence ATGACCTTCCCTTCCCGCGTTGCCGCCTTTTGTTGCGTCGTTGCCTTTGGACACGGTGTCATTGCTCAGGTCGCAACCCCCTGCATCAGTGAACTAAGTGGACAGGAATGTGGCGAACGGCTGAATACGATCACCACCGCCGTGCCCTTTTTGATGATCGGCCCGGATTCACGTTCCGGAGGCATGGGCGATGCCGGGGTGGCATTGCCTCCCGATGCGAACGCACTGCACTGGAATCCCAGCAAGCTGGCCTTCGCCGAGAACGAGGGTGAATTCCGCATTTCCGTTTCGCCCTGGTTGAGGAACTTGGTGCCGGATATGAGCTTGGCCTATCTGGCGGGATACAAAAAATTGAACAAGCGCAGTGCATTGGGCGGTTCATTGCGGTACTTCAATTTGGGCAGCATCACGTTCACGGACATCAACGGCGGCGTCATCCGCGACTTCAAACCTGCGGAGTTCGCCGTGGACGTATCCTTCGCACAGCAGTTCAGCGAGCAGCTCGCCGGAGGTATCAGCCTGCGGTACATTAACAGCAACCTCACCGGAGGGCTGAACGTCAGCGGCGCCAACACCAAGGCCGGACAGGCCGTGGCAGCGGACATATCCTTCTTCTACCGCAACGATCGGATGCTCATAGCCAAAAAGGACGCCACCTTCGCCTTTGGACTGGACATCTCCAACATCGGCAACAAGATGTCCTACAGCGAAACCTCCCGCACGGACTTCCTGCCGATCAACCTGCGCTTGGGCCCCGCGCTCACCGTGGACATCGACTCCTACAACACGATCACCTTCAACGCGGACATCAACAAGCTGCTGGTGCCCACTCCGCCTGTGTACAAGACCGAGCCGGATGATGACGGCGTGGCGGTACCCGTGGTGGACGATGACGGGAACTATGTGGTGTTCAGCGGTGAGGACCCGAACCGGGGCGTCGCCTCGGGCATTTTCGGTTCCTTCAGCGATGCACCGGGTAATGTATACTACGACGGCCAAGGTGTGCAGCACGTGGAATCCGGTAGCAAGCTCAAGGAGGAATTGCGTGAGATCTATTTCGGTGGTGGTCTGGAATACTGGTATGCCAAGCAGTTCGCGTTCCGCACGGGCTACTTCTGGGAAGCGGCCACGAAAGGCAACCGCAAGTATTTCACCATGGGCCTCGGCGTGAATTACAGCATCTTCTCACTTGATTTCAGCTACCTCATCGCCAACACGCAGCAGAGCCCTTTGGCCAACACGCTGCGCTTCACGCTCGG